One region of Rickettsiales bacterium genomic DNA includes:
- the dut gene encoding dUTP diphosphatase gives MVTIPVKTLPNAEGLELPHYATEHSAGMDLLAAIDTPVTLKAGESTMIKTGLSIALPEGFEAQVRPRSGLAYKSGITVLNSPGTIDADYRGEVGVILINHSKTDFVIERGMRVAQMVIAAYARAEWQQVESLDETARGEGGFGSTGTEGKVAAC, from the coding sequence CAAAACCCTTCCCAATGCGGAAGGTCTAGAACTCCCCCATTACGCCACGGAGCATTCCGCTGGTATGGACTTACTCGCAGCCATTGATACCCCCGTAACGCTTAAGGCAGGTGAAAGCACCATGATCAAAACAGGCCTTTCAATCGCATTACCTGAAGGGTTTGAGGCGCAAGTTCGTCCTCGCTCTGGCTTGGCTTATAAATCAGGCATCACGGTGCTTAATAGCCCTGGCACGATCGATGCGGACTATCGCGGCGAAGTCGGCGTGATCCTCATCAACCACAGCAAAACCGATTTCGTAATTGAGCGAGGCATGCGTGTCGCACAAATGGTGATCGCCGCTTACGCTCGTGCCGAGTGGCAGCAAGTAGAGTCACTCGATGAAACCGCACGCGGTGAAGGCGGCTTTGGTTCAACCGGAACAGAAGGTAAAGTGGCCGCATGCTAA
- a CDS encoding Rrf2 family transcriptional regulator, with translation MLTLDKKTLHAMEAMLTIAGHTGTQPISGKEIAAEHELPPRYLEQMLQRLVRAELLRGVRGPRGGYVLAREKRRISLADILHATQADNDEDEDSRYDALSNLLSEIGDDITEKLASVTLQELAPNKASDKKTADFAI, from the coding sequence ATGCTAACACTCGATAAAAAGACCCTTCATGCGATGGAGGCCATGCTCACCATTGCCGGCCATACCGGAACTCAGCCTATCAGCGGAAAAGAAATCGCTGCCGAACATGAGCTTCCCCCACGTTATTTGGAGCAAATGCTACAACGCCTTGTTCGTGCAGAACTTTTGCGCGGAGTCCGAGGCCCTCGCGGAGGCTATGTGCTGGCGCGTGAAAAACGCCGCATCTCGCTTGCTGACATTCTCCATGCAACACAGGCCGATAATGATGAGGATGAAGACTCACGTTACGATGCTCTCAGCAACCTCCTCAGTGAAATTGGCGACGACATTACCGAAAAATTAGCCTCTGTAACGTTACAGGAACTTGCACCTAATAAAGCATCAGATAAGAAAACGGCAGATTTTGCCATCTAA
- the cysK gene encoding cysteine synthase A — protein MTITTKLDKPGRGRVYNNILETLGNTPLVRLDRLAKQAGAKAEVLAKLEFFNPLSSIKDRIALSMVEAAEASGELTPDTILVEPTSGNTGIALAFVCAAKGYKLILTMPESMSVERRKMLKILGADLVLTEASKGMRGSIERAEEIVAENPKAKILQQFQNPANPAIHRITTAEEIWADTDGKLDIFMTGVGTGGSLTGTGSALKEKDANIQVMAIEPEDSPILSGGQPGPHKIQGIGAGFIPDVLDTGLIDEVITIGNETAFRTAREMASLEGIPVGISSGATIAAALEVAARDDMEGKRIVVIVASTAERYISTDLFAGLEA, from the coding sequence ATGACCATCACCACAAAACTCGACAAACCTGGCCGTGGCCGCGTTTACAATAACATTCTCGAAACTTTGGGTAATACCCCTCTCGTGCGTCTCGACCGTCTCGCAAAGCAAGCCGGCGCAAAGGCAGAGGTTTTGGCGAAGCTTGAATTCTTCAATCCGCTTTCCAGCATCAAAGATCGTATCGCCCTTTCGATGGTTGAGGCCGCTGAAGCTTCAGGAGAGCTCACCCCAGATACAATTTTGGTGGAGCCCACTTCTGGTAATACCGGTATCGCCCTCGCCTTCGTTTGCGCGGCGAAAGGTTACAAGCTAATCCTTACCATGCCGGAAAGCATGTCGGTTGAACGCCGCAAAATGCTAAAAATTCTTGGCGCTGATTTGGTACTGACCGAAGCCTCTAAAGGCATGCGCGGTTCAATTGAACGTGCGGAAGAGATTGTTGCGGAAAACCCAAAAGCAAAAATCCTTCAACAGTTTCAGAATCCTGCCAATCCAGCCATTCACCGCATCACTACAGCGGAAGAAATTTGGGCCGATACGGATGGCAAGCTTGATATCTTCATGACAGGCGTTGGAACCGGTGGCTCCCTCACCGGAACCGGCAGCGCGCTTAAAGAAAAAGATGCCAATATCCAAGTCATGGCGATCGAACCGGAAGACTCCCCTATCCTTTCCGGCGGCCAACCAGGGCCTCACAAAATTCAAGGTATCGGCGCAGGCTTTATTCCTGATGTTTTAGACACGGGTTTAATTGATGAAGTGATTACCATCGGCAATGAAACCGCTTTCCGCACCGCACGCGAAATGGCATCGCTTGAAGGGATTCCAGTGGGCATTTCATCCGGCGCGACCATTGCCGCAGCCTTAGAAGTGGCCGCACGTGATGACATGGAAGGCAAACGTATCGTCGTGATTGTTGCATCAACAGCAGAGCGCTACATCAGTACCGACCTCTTCGCCGGTCTGGAAGCTTAA
- a CDS encoding SH3 domain-containing protein, whose translation MRYFLVVLLFVFPAFAQPVSETGLPLPRFVSLKGDEAYMRNGPGKRYPVKWNYTRKGLPVKIINEYQHWRKVEDHEGVKGWMHKSVLSGRRTAILRHDAIIMRDKPNEAADGIAKLMKEVIVEVDHCRQDWCEVAVGRKDGWLPVSLLWGGKL comes from the coding sequence ATGCGTTACTTCTTGGTAGTTCTTTTATTTGTCTTTCCGGCTTTCGCACAGCCAGTAAGTGAGACCGGCTTACCTTTGCCCCGATTTGTTTCGCTCAAAGGCGATGAAGCCTACATGCGCAACGGGCCCGGCAAGCGTTACCCTGTGAAGTGGAATTATACACGCAAAGGGTTGCCGGTTAAGATTATCAATGAATATCAGCATTGGCGTAAAGTAGAAGACCATGAAGGCGTTAAAGGCTGGATGCATAAGTCCGTACTATCAGGCCGTCGTACCGCCATACTCCGCCATGATGCCATCATCATGCGCGATAAGCCCAACGAAGCCGCAGATGGCATCGCCAAGCTAATGAAAGAGGTGATTGTCGAAGTAGATCATTGTCGTCAAGACTGGTGCGAAGTAGCGGTCGGACGCAAAGATGGCTGGCTGCCCGTTAGCTTGCTATGGGGCGGCAAGCTTTAA